In the Aridibaculum aurantiacum genome, CTGTGCCTGCCAATGCGCCGGCTGCTTCCATAACCGCTGTTAACTGCGGAACACCTGTTCCTGCCACTATACGTGTGGTGCATATAGAGCCTGGTCCTATACCTACTTTTACTGCATCGGCTCCAGCTTCAGCCATGGCACGTGCGCCGGCTGCTGTTCCAATATTTCCGCCAATCACCTGCAGGTTTTTAAAATTCTTCTTCAGCTTCTTTAATGAGTCAATTACGCCTTTGCTGTGACCATGAGCGCTATCCAGCGTTACCACATCTACACCTACTTGTTGCAGGGCAGAAGCACGGTCCAATAGATCTGCGGTAATGCCGAGAGCTGCACCTACCAGCAAGCGGCCATAGTTGTCTTTGTTAGCGCGGGGAAAATTGCGCAAGTGCATTATATCCCTGAAAGTGATCAGGCCTATTAACTTACCTTTCTTATCTACTACCGGCAGTTTTTCAATCTTATGCTTCTCCAGGATCTTTTCCGCTTTTTTCATGTCGGTGCCTTCAGGTGCTGTTACCAGGTTTTCGCTGGTCATCACCTCGCTAACTTTCCGTGTCTTTACTACTTCAAACCTTAGATCGCGATTGGTGATGATACCAACCAGCTTATGGTCATTATCCACAACAGGAAAACCACCTATACGATTTTCTTTCATCAGGCGAAGGGCGTCGCCTATTGTAGCATCAACACCGAGTGTTAGCGGGTCGAGGATCATGCCGCTCTCACTTCTTTTCACCTTGCGTACATGCTCTGCCTGTCGCTCTATGCTCATGTTCTTATGCAGTATACCAATACCACCTTCGCGGGCAAGTGCTATAGCTAGGGGAGCTTCAGTTACAGTGTCCATTGCTGCAGAAAGCATTGGAACATTTAAGCGAATGGACTTTGTAAGCTGTGCGCTGATATCTACATCGCGTGGAAGCACCTGGCTATAAGCAGGCACCAGTAGCACATCATCGAACGTTAAGCCTTCTGATAATAATCTTTGGGAATTTGTAGGAGAGGGGGAGATACGTTTGTTTGCCATGAGCAAAGATAGAGGCGTGAACAAATATCAGGCAAATAAAAGTTGAGAGGGAGGTGTTACTTAATCATTATCAAAAGGGAGTTTTACAAATACCTGCAGTTTAAAAAATTAGTTTACCAGCAATCAAAGCATTACTTGTACTAAAAGAATAGTATCTAATACAAAATCATTTTTACCAGTTTGCTATCAGGCTGCTCCTGTATTTTTACGGCAATTATAATTAGCAAAATATTCTTTCGTTGAAACGATATACCTCTTTACTATATTCCTTGCTTACTGGTTTACTACTGGTTTTTGCATGGCCTGATTCCTATTTTACCGCTCTTATTTTTATAGCCTGGATACCGCTGTTGCTGTTGGCTGATAAAGAGAAAAACGTGTACAGGTTTTTCCTGTTTTGCCTGTTGTCTATGTTTATCTGGAATGCCGGCACCACCTGGTGGATCTGGAACTCTACACCAGAAGGAGCCATAGGCGCTATCATAGCCAATAGCTTCTTGATGTGCTTGCCGCTGTGGGGCGCATACTTGTTCAATAAAAAATATGGTAACGTAATAGGCGTAACAAGTTTCATTGTTTTCTGGCTCTCTTTCGAGTACATACACCTTAACTGGCAATTGAGCTGGCCCTGGCTTACGCTGGGAAATGTTTTCGCAACACAGCCATCGTGGATACAGTGGTACGAAATAACAGGTGTAAGTGGAGGTAGCTTGTGGGTACTGCTGGTAAATATTTTACTTTTTTCCTGTTATAAAAAGATCAATCGAAAGAAGTTGATCGCGGCTGTAGGTGTTTTGGTACTGCCATTTGTAGCATCATTTGCTCTTACTCCCAACGCTGCTGAACTAGAGGCTGCTGCCAATACCAATGTGGTTATTGTTCAGCCAAATATTGATCCTTACAGTGAAAAGTTTGACATGGCCAGTACCGAAGGACAGATCAAAAAGCTGATCGATCTTTCGGAGCAGGCAATGGATGAAAACACACGCCTGGTGTTGTGGCCCGAGACTGCTTTGCCCGTAGGCGTATGGCAGAATGAAGTGCAGCAAAATCATTATTACCAACCTGTGTTTGAATTTGTGAACCGCCACCCGCAGGTAATGTTGCAAACAGGAATAGAAGCTTACAAAAGTTATGGTACCAATAAGGAAACCATCACTGCACGCAAAAATGAAAGTACCGGCACTTATTACGATGCATTTAATTCATCCGTAATGATAGCGGCTAACCAGCCACTTATATTTTACAATAAAAGTAAGCTGGTACCTGGGGTAGAAACGCTTCCTACTTTCCTGATGTGGCTGGCTGATGTATTTGAACAATTTGGTGGAACTACAGGTGGATACGGAACTGACAGGGAGGCCAATGTTTTCAAAGCGCCTGTTAGTCCTTACGTTACTGCACCTATAATTTGTTACGAAAGTATATATGGGGAATATGTGACCAATTATATTCATAAGGGAAGTAACCTTTTAACCATTATGACCAATGATGGCTGGTGGGCGAATACTCCTGGTCACAGGCAGCACTTGCAGTATGCTAGGCTTAGGGCAATAGAAACAAGGAAGTGGGTAGCCAGGAGTGCGAATACTGGTATATCTGCAGTAATCGATCATTCGGGCACTATCAGGGATTCCCGTCCGTGGGATACCCCTGCAGCCATCAAATTTGCTATTCCTCCCATGCAGGGTGAAACATTTTTTGTTAGGAATGGTGCCTTGATTTTTGGGCTGGCTTTGTTATTGATGGGAGCATTATTACTGTACAACTTTTTGATGATGTTCAGGAAAAAAGTTCTCAAAAAATAGTTCCTCGTTTTTTCCTGGCTCTGCTTCACAAAAGTATTGATGCATGGAAAAAACATTTACCTACCAAAATACTTCTATTAGCTACCACGTGTACGGCACAGGCCAGCCCGTAGTGCTGTTGCATGGCTTTGGCGAAGACCGGAGTATTTGGGCGAACCAGGTAAAGTTCCTCGAACCTCATTGTCGTCTTATTGTTCCTGACCTGCCAGGTACTGGAAAATCAGCTTTGCTTGCGAATGCAACTTCAATTGATGATTATGCTGATTGTATTTTTCACCTGCTTCAACATGAACAAATAAAAGAGCCCATTCTTTTAGGCCACAGTTTGGGGGGATATATTACCCTCGCAATTGTAGAAAAGTTTCCAGCTATTGTAAAAGCGTTTGGTCTTATTCATTCTACCGCGTTTGCCGATTCTGAAGAGAAAAAAAAGGTGCGTGAAAAAGGTGTTCAGATGATAAATGAATACGGTTCATATGCATTTTTAAAAAATACGATTCCTAATTTATTTTCTGATAATTTTAAGAAGAAGAACAACCAGGTAATTCAAGACCTCATCCTGGCCAGTTCTTCCTTCTCTCCTGAAGCTTTGATCCAATATTACCTGGCAATGAAAGACCGGCCAGACAGAACAAGTGTTTTGCAAAATGCTACGGTTCCTGTGCTTTTTGTTATAGGAAAAGAAGATGTAGCCGCACCCCTGGATGATCTTAAAAAACAAACCTCTTTGCCGAAGCAACCGTATGTGCATGTAATGGAAGATGTAGGACATATGGGCATGCTGGAAGCAACCGACCAACTGAATGAGTATATGCTAGAGTTTATTAACAGATAACATGCAGTAGCATGATGAAAATTCTTTTTTTGCTTTTATTGGTCAGTACATCGATCAGTACCTATGCCTCGCACATTACAGGGGGAGAGTTGATGTACACATATATAGGACCCGGCTCTAACCCTGGTACCGACCGCTATAGGATCACCCTACGCTTATTCAGAGATTGTTTTTCAACCGGTCCGCTGCTACAGGGCGAACAAGTAAGGGTTGGTATTTACAATACCCAATCAAACGCACTCATTCATACTCTACAACTTCCTCTTTCATCAGACGTAAGTACACTTGCTTTAAATACAAATAATTTTCCTTGCCTGGTGGGTAGCCCAAAAGTTTGCTACCAGATAGCGTATTATAGCAATGTAATAGACCTTGAACGAAATGCCGGTGGCTATACGCTGGTTCAAACCGCCTGTTGCCGCATTGGGGGTATAACCAATATTGCCAATTCTAATAATGCCGGTGCAACCTATACCACCCGAATTCCAGGAACCGTGCTAATTGGCCAGCAAATCAATAACAGCCCGCAGTTCCAACTACGGGATACAGCGCTTGTTTGCTCTTCAAAAAGTTTTCGCCTTCCATTTACCGCTACCGATGTAGATGGTGATTCACTTAGCTATGCATTCGTGGATGCATATGGAAACGTGACAGCTAATAACCAGCCACTTCCTCCAACATTGGTGTTGAGCAGCGTTGCTTACCAGGGGCAGTATAACGGGCAAAATCCATTGGGTCCTGAAGTTTCCATTAATCCAAGTAATGGATTGATAACAGGTCGTGCGCCAGCCACAGGTAGGTATGTAGTGGCTGTAAGTGTAATAGAGTGGCGCAATGGAAGGGTGATAAACGAACACAGGAAAGATTTTATATTATCCGTTCAGCATTGCGATTTTGTTTCTGCCGAACTTCCTGATTACCGGGTAATCTGTGATGATTTCACCGTAAGCTTTGAAAATGGATCCTATTCATCATTGGTCACATCCTACAGTTGGACTTTTGGTGATCCTACTACTACGTCCGATGTTTCAAATAATCCTGTTCCGTCATATACTTATTCTGATACCGGTATATATCGTGTAAAACTGGTGGTGCAAGGTGGAAATGGATGTGCTGATTCTGCAGAGGCTGATGTAGCTGTTTACCCTGGTTTTGATGTGAAATTTGGTGCTATTCCGCATTGCAGTAACAATCTTTCCCGCTTTTACGACTCTACATCTGCTGCTTATGGTAGTGTGAATTCATGGAAATGGAATTTTGGTGATCCTGCGGTTTTAACTGATACCTCTTCTGTTCGTGATCCATCGTACCGGTATACAGCAGTTGGCTCGTACCCAGTGACCTTGGTGGCTACTTCTACAAAAGGTTGCGTGGACTCTTCTACAAGAAATATTGTGATAAACGACAAGCCTTACTTGCACCTGCCTTTCAAGGATACGGTTGTTTGTGGTTTTGATACGTTACAGTTGTTCGCACAAGGAACAGGTGAATTTAGTTGGGCGCCCAATAATTTTATTTCTAATGCTAATTCGGCTAATCCTCACGTATACCCGCCTTCCAGTGCTATTTATATTGTTACCTTAAATGATAATAATTGTATTGGTAGAGATACAGTGCGCATAACCAAGTTGAACAGCATTACCATGACAACTGGTCGGGATACGCTTATATGTACAACTGATACGCTTGATCTTCGAGCGGTCAGTGCAGCAAACTATTACACATGGGCTCCGGCCAGTTCGGTACGAAGTAGTACATCGGCCAATACTTCCAGTTTGCCATTGAACAACAATACAATGTTTACCGTTACCGGCACTTTAGGAAGGTGTACTGCTTCAGCCAGTTTGCAAGTGCAGGTTGCGCCATACCCAGTAGCAAATGCAGGTGCAGATGTAAGCATATGCCCTGATTCAAAGGTTCAGCTACAGGGGGCGGTACAGGGTGATGGTTTTTCCTGGACACCTAACTATGCTTTACTGCATGGAACCACCCTTAATCCAATGGTGGCTCCTTCCCAAACCACTCCTTATGTATTAACCGCCAGGTACAACAGCGGCTGCCCTAAACCGGTAAGTGATACAGTTATCGTTTCTGTTCATCCTAATCCTGTTGCTTTTGCGGGGCATGATACAGCCATTGTGGAAGGGCAGCCATTGCAACTATTTGCCTCAGGTGGCATTACTTACCAATGGTCGCCAGCTACTTATTTATCTGATCCATTTGTTTCCAGCCCATTGGTAAAAATGCCTTCAGAGCTAGATACCCTTAAGTATATGCTTAAGGTGACCGACGAAAATGGGTGCAGTGACTACGATGATATCACCATTTCAAAATTCCGAACAGGAGCCACCATTATTGTACCCACAGGATTTACTCCAAATGGAGATGGCAAAAATGATGTACTGCGTCCTGTACTTGCCGGTATCAAACAGCTAGATTTCTTCCGCATATACAACCGATGGGGGCAACTTTTATTTGAAACCCGCGAACACGGTAAAGGCTGGAATGGTACTATTAATGGTAAAGAACAAAATCCGGGCACTTATGTATTTGTAATACAAGCACAGGATTACCTGGGAAGGCCTGTCCAACAAAAAGGTACTATTGTTCTCATAAGGTAAGCAGCGTATTTACTTTTTTCCCTATCTACAATAAAATGTTAAGAACCTCCTCCTGCACAATAACAGGATGAGGTTTCGTACATTCACCCCCATAACCGCTAGTATTTCGAGCCCAATGAAAAAACTTCTATTCCTGCTTTTGATCATACTAACTGCAGCACCTTCTTTTGCAGGTCATATAGCCGGGGGCGAAATTTATTATACGAATCTTGGACCTGGTCAAACGCCTAATACAGATCGTTACAAGATAACGCTACGGTTGTTTCGGGAATGTTTCCCACCACAAGGAGGGCAGCCTACCGCCGATTTGCCAGTAGAGGTTTGGATGGCAGTATATAATCGTACTACGCCAGCCACACAATATGGTAGCACGCATATTGTTGGTATTGATGGTCCCAAACAGAAGTTACAAATGACTTCTCCAAACCCTTGTATCACCAATCCTCCAGTTGTATGTTACGAGGTGGGTACTTTTACTTTTACCGTAGACCTGCCAGTTACTCCCAATGGTTATACAATTTCTTTCCAAACCTGTTGCCGTACAAACGGTATTTCGAATATTGCCGGTTCAGGGGTTGGAGCAACCTATACTGCTGAGATACCACCTTCTGTGTTGCCCACTGATAAAAACAGCAGTGCGGTTTTCTCCTTAAAGGATACAACGCTTGTATGTAAGAACAGCAACTTCATGCTCGATTTTAGTGCAACGGATGCCGATGGAGATTCTTTGTCATATGCTTTTTGTAATGCTTATAACGGGGGTAATACTACCAATTCCGCCAATGTTACTCCGTCACTTCCTCCTTATGGAAGCATAACTTATAGTGCCGGTTTCTCTGGTTCTTCTCCTCTTGGAAGTCAGGTTACCATCAATCCTGCTACGGGTATGATCTCCGGAACATCTCCCGGTGCCGGATCGTATGTGGTGACGGTGTGTGTATCTGAGTGGCGCAATGGCAGGCTGATCTCCATTCATCGGAAAGATTTTACCCTTAAAATCGGGGACTGTACCCTGTCGGCGGCTGAACTGAAGCCAGATTATATTACCTGTGATGGGTATACGATGACGTTCCAAAATGAATCTACATCAGCAGGTAACAATTCCTACACATGGAATTTTGGTGATCCTGCCTCTGGCGCCAATAATGTAAGTAATCTGCCTACGCCTACACATACTTATTCAGATACCGGTATCTATACGCTTAAACTAAAAGTAGAAAATACAGTAGGATGCCGTGACTCAGCCACCGCACTTGTTCGTGTATATCCGGGTTTCTTTCCTGAGTTTGATGTGATTGGTAGCTGCTTCCAAACGCCTTTTCAATTTTTAGACAGAACAACTACTAATCATGGTGTTGTTAGCAGCTGGCGCTGGGATTTTGGAGATCTTTCTACCACTGCAGATACTTCCAGGTTAAGAAATCCAAATTACCAATACCCCAATTCGGGTCCTCGTACGGCCACGTTGATTGTTGGAAACAGCAAAGGCTGTATAGACACAATCACACGTCCTGTAGTAGTAAATGATATCCCGTTGCTTCAGTTGCCGTTCAAAGACACGCTTATTTGTAGTATCGATACACTTCCATTGATAGCTATAGGAAACGGTGATTTTTCGTGGACGCCAACTACAAATATGATCGGCAGCAATACTTCCAATCCATTGGTCTTTCCAAAAGATACAACCCGCTACATCGTTACGCTTAACGAGAATGGATGTATAAAGAAGGATACGATCATGGTTAATGTCCTTGATTTTATTACTGTAGAATTAGGGCCCGATACTGCTATCTGTCTTACTGATAGTTTGCGTTTCAATACAGTAAGTCATGCACTTGGGTATGTGTGGACACCCACAGACGGATTGAGCGATCCAGGTGTGAAGCATCCGATGGCTGCTCCGCTCACTACCACTAAATATCATGTGAAAGCTAATCTCGGTAAGTGTCCTCATGAAGATTCAATAACTGTTTATGTAGTTCCTTATCCACAAGCCAGTGTTGGTCCGGATGTAGAGATCTGCTATGGCGATCGGGTACCGCTAACTGCCAATATTGTCGGCTCTTCATTTACCTGGACACCTTCCAATTCTTTGATGAACCCCAACACGCTGACGCCTGTTGCAGGTCCTATGCAAACTACTTCTTACGTAATTGCTGCATACGATACCTTAGGGTGTCCAAAGCCATACAGGGATACGGTAGTAGTAACTGTTCGACCGCGGGTGCAGGCTTTTGCTGGGCGCGATACGGTTGTTGTTGCTAACCAGCCTTTGCAGCTAACAGCTACAGGAGGTGCTTCTTACCTATGGTCGCCTACAATTGGAATGAACAATCCTACCATTGCAAATCCCATTGTTACCTTGGGACCCAACATTGACTCAGTTCGATACTTGGTGCGTGTAACTACAACTGAAGGATGCTTTGAAGATGATGATGTAAAGGTGTATGTATTCAAAACGCCACCTGACATATTTGTTCCTTCTGCTTTTACACCTAACCGCGACGGTAAGAATGATATACTGCGACCAAAGCCGGTAGGTATCCGACTTTTCTACTACTTCAGAGTCTTCAATCGGTGGGGCCAATTGGTGTACAGCACCAGCGATATTGGTGCCGGCTGGGATGGAACATTAAATGGTAAAGACCAGGGATCCGGTACTTATGTGTATATGACAGAAGGAGTGGATTATACCGGGAAACCTGTATTCAGAAAAGGTACGGTTGTGCTTATTCGATAGTGTTTATTTCAAATATTTTTTAACTCCTTCCTGTTCTGAGGTAGGAGTTTTTTTATGGCCTGACATATCCATACAAACCAGCTAATTTTGCTGTAAAGCTTCTACTTTGACCATTTCAGAATTGTATGAAATATACCTGCAAAACCCGCAGGTACAAACAGACACACGGAAACTTCAGGCAAGGGATATTTTCTTTGCACTTTCAGGACCTAATTTCAACGGTAACCAATTTGCCTTACAGGCCTTAGAGCAAGGAGCCTCGTATGCTGTCACTAGCGAAGCAGTAGACCCGGGAAATGAGCGGGTGATAGTGGTGGACGATGTGCTGGAAACGCTTCAGCAGTTGGCTAAACATCATCGGCTGCAGTTTCCAATTCCTTTCATTGCCATCACGGGAAGTAATGGAAAAACCACCACTAAAGAGTTGGTACATACCGTGCTTGCCTCGCATTTTACAACCTATACTACAGAAGGTAACCTGAATAACCACATCGGTATTCCGCTTACGCTACTGCGCATAAAAAAAGATGCGCAATTGGCTGTGGTAGAAATGGGCGCGAACCACCAGCAAGAGATCGCTTCTTATTGCCAATATGTTTTACCTACGCACGGGATTATTACCAACTGCGGCAAAGCTCATTTAGAAGGATTTGGTGGAATAGAAGGTGTGAGAAAAGGTAAAGGGGAATTATTTGATTACTTACGTGCAAACGGTGGTGCGGCATTTATTTACAACGACTACGATTACCTGGTAGAGATGTCAGCAGGAATAGAAAACATCTATACTTATGGAACAATGGATGCTGCTGTAGTGGGGAGAGCCATGGAAGGCAATACATTCCTTGAAGTGCAGTTGCTGGATGAAGTTTCGCCTGCCATCATCACCACAAAACTGGTAGGTGATTATAATCTTCCAAATGTGCTATGTGCAGTGGCTGTTGCCAAAGCTTTTGAAGTACCCATGGAAAAAGTTGTTGCCTCTATTGCCGCATATGAACCTACCAACAGCCGGAGCCAGATGGTAAAGCGGGGCAGCAATCACATTATATTGGATGCTTATAATGCTAATCCATCAAGTTTGAAATTGGCTATAGAAAACCTGGCAGGCATAGCAGCTGATCATAAGATCCTGATGATTGGAGGTATGATGGAACTGGGAGAGGAGAGCGTGCAGGAGCACCAGGCTATCATCGACCAGGTGAAGCTGCACAATTGGGATAAGGTAGTGCTGGTAGGAGGAGATTTCGGAAAGATCATTCACCCTTATATATTTTTTAGTACCGCTACTGAAGCACGGGAATGGTTTCAACAACAAGATTTTCAAAACGCCTACATCCTTATCAAAGGCAGCAGGAGTATGAAAATGGAAACCATTTTGAAATGATGTATGATGTGAACCGGGTTCTAACATTTTGGTAAGGCAGGTGGCAGAGCTTTTGCGTCAAATTCTATTGGTAAAAATGATGGACTATGAATACACAAGCTAAAGAAACATTCAGTGATATCATTAATGGGTCAAAGCCGGTACTGGTTGATTTTTTTGCTGATTGGTGCGGGCCGTGCAAAATGATGAAGCCGATTTTAGATGAGCTACGCCAATTACTCGGCGACCAGGTACGGATACTAAAACTTGATGTAGATAAAAATCCTGCGGTAGCGCAAAACTTCCAGATTTCAGGTGTGCCAACACTTATTTTATTCAAAAAAGGGCAGCCGGTTTGGAGGCAAAGTGGAGTGGTGCAAGCGCGGCAACTAAAGACGATCATTGAGCAAAAGGCATTGTAAAAACAACTTTAAACACTAAAATGAGTGAAACCAAAAATAAGCCACTGTACCTATGGAGTGTGCTTACCAACAGGTGCCCGCGGTGCAGGCAAGGGAAATTGTTTGTAACAGAAAACCCTTACGACCTGAAGAAGAACACCGCCATGCATGAGAAGTGTCCCGAGTGCGGCCAGCCAACAGAAATAGAGGTGGGTTTTTACTATGGCACCAGTTACGTTAGCTATGCGCTCACAGTAGCTTTTAGCGGCTTTACTTTTGTGGCCTGGTGGGTGCTTATTGGTTTCTCATTGTACGACAACCGGATATTCTATTGGCTGGGTTTAAATGCATTTCTCTTGATCGTTTTGCAGCCGGTGTTCATGCGTTTGTCGCGCAGTATGTGGCTGAGTTGGTTTGTGAAGTATAACCCCAACTGGAAGCAAGAAAAAGTAAAAGACTATGAACGGATCGTTAAGGAGCAGATGAATAATTGGTAGAGTTATTCGTGGTTTAAAATGATATCAAACGGATCAGAATGATAAACGCCTTTTCTTGATCCAATACCAATAGTAAAACTTGCATCTATGGTTACCTGGTGAGAACCATCTCTTGTTTCTAGTATTCTAGGGATACTTGTATAAAAAACAGCTTTTTGTGGATCGTCCTGCATATCAGGATGTGTAACATAAACAGCTCCGGGAATAGTAACAGACATACCACCTGGCGCAGTAGCTGTAATGGCAAAACTTCCTGATAGTTTTTGCCTGTGAAAAATATCAGTATTTGTTTCTGATTTGATCTTGGTGCTGGTAAGGTTGATCACATCGTCCTGCTCTATCACATCTCCTGATTTCTTGCTTAGCCATGTTTTATTCAACTCCGCTTCAGAAATAATAGTGGCAGAAGCGGTACCATAAGCTGTATTCTGCGCCTGTGCAACTGTTATAGTTGCAAAAGCAAGAACCATACTTATGATCACTTTTATTATCATCGGTTAGTCGGTAGAAAACAGTTGTTTAATCAACTATTCGAAAATAGCACGAAGTGGCAGCACAGGATGTTTTAAATAGATATGGAGATAGCCCTATCAGACATTTTGCGGGATTTACGGTATCTGTTTGCGGGTTTCCACAAGAAGAAGAAGCAGATGTTCGTAAAGAGCGGTGTATTTGTGAAGGATTTGTATAAGTGATAATGCTTATTGAAGATTCGCAAAAGCGTCTTAAAGGCTTTTAAAATAAATTCTTGCTGTATATCCCACCACCTTATTTTTGCACCCTTCTCAACCAGAGATGTATGGAGAGTTGTCCGAGTGGTTGAAGGAGCACGCCTGGAAAGTGTGTATACTCGAAAGGGTATCGAGGGTTCGAATCCCTCACTCTCCGCAACAAAAAAAGCTCGCTTATTAGCGGGCTTTTTTTATTTCTACTGTTGTTATTTTCTTCCAGCGTTTTACGAAGTGCTTGCCGCATTGAAAATTATATCAGCATTTGCAGACGTGATTGCAGCGACTTCTTCCAGTGATACCTGTTTTACTTCAGCCAGTTTTTCCGCAATGATCTTTATATAACTGCTCTGGTTCCTTTTACCACGAAAAGGTACAGGGGTAAGAAAGGGAGCATCTGTTTCAAGAACAATATGATCAAGGGAAATATCTTTCAATACATCGGCAAGTCCAGCTTTCTTATACGTTAGTACTCCACCAATACCTAAGAGAAAATTCATTTCTATGACCTGTTGTGCAAACTCTTTGCTTTCGCCAAAGCAATGAAAGATGCCTTTCAATCCTCTTGCTGCAAATGGTTTTACTGCATCTATAGTTTCTTGCATGGCATTGCGTGTATGAATAACAATGGGCAACTTGTATTCCAGCGCCTTTTCCATCTGCCAGTTAAATGCCTCGTACTGCTGGGCTACAAATGTTTTATCCCAATAGAAGTCAAGCCCTGTTTCGCCAATGGCAACAAACTTTCTTTTTTGTAACCATTCATCTATAAGCTCCAGTTCTTGTTTGAAATTCTCTTTTACAGAGCAAGGATGAAGGCCAATCATAGGTATGCATACTCCAGGATATTTTACTTCCAGAGCCAGCATAGCATCCAGTACTGCGCTATCTATAGCAGGCAAATAGAACTG is a window encoding:
- the guaB gene encoding IMP dehydrogenase produces the protein MANKRISPSPTNSQRLLSEGLTFDDVLLVPAYSQVLPRDVDISAQLTKSIRLNVPMLSAAMDTVTEAPLAIALAREGGIGILHKNMSIERQAEHVRKVKRSESGMILDPLTLGVDATIGDALRLMKENRIGGFPVVDNDHKLVGIITNRDLRFEVVKTRKVSEVMTSENLVTAPEGTDMKKAEKILEKHKIEKLPVVDKKGKLIGLITFRDIMHLRNFPRANKDNYGRLLVGAALGITADLLDRASALQQVGVDVVTLDSAHGHSKGVIDSLKKLKKNFKNLQVIGGNIGTAAGARAMAEAGADAVKVGIGPGSICTTRIVAGTGVPQLTAVMEAAGALAGTGIPVIADGGIRYTGDMVKALAAGANAVMMGSIFAGTEESPGETIIYEGRKFKQYRGMGSLGAMVQGSGDRYFQDVEDDVKKFVPEGIEGRIAYKGHLSEVVYQFVGGLRAGMGYCGAANIEQLQQASFVKITNAGMRESHAHDVVITKEAPNYSRG
- the lnt gene encoding apolipoprotein N-acyltransferase; translation: MKRYTSLLYSLLTGLLLVFAWPDSYFTALIFIAWIPLLLLADKEKNVYRFFLFCLLSMFIWNAGTTWWIWNSTPEGAIGAIIANSFLMCLPLWGAYLFNKKYGNVIGVTSFIVFWLSFEYIHLNWQLSWPWLTLGNVFATQPSWIQWYEITGVSGGSLWVLLVNILLFSCYKKINRKKLIAAVGVLVLPFVASFALTPNAAELEAAANTNVVIVQPNIDPYSEKFDMASTEGQIKKLIDLSEQAMDENTRLVLWPETALPVGVWQNEVQQNHYYQPVFEFVNRHPQVMLQTGIEAYKSYGTNKETITARKNESTGTYYDAFNSSVMIAANQPLIFYNKSKLVPGVETLPTFLMWLADVFEQFGGTTGGYGTDREANVFKAPVSPYVTAPIICYESIYGEYVTNYIHKGSNLLTIMTNDGWWANTPGHRQHLQYARLRAIETRKWVARSANTGISAVIDHSGTIRDSRPWDTPAAIKFAIPPMQGETFFVRNGALIFGLALLLMGALLLYNFLMMFRKKVLKK
- a CDS encoding alpha/beta fold hydrolase, which encodes MEKTFTYQNTSISYHVYGTGQPVVLLHGFGEDRSIWANQVKFLEPHCRLIVPDLPGTGKSALLANATSIDDYADCIFHLLQHEQIKEPILLGHSLGGYITLAIVEKFPAIVKAFGLIHSTAFADSEEKKKVREKGVQMINEYGSYAFLKNTIPNLFSDNFKKKNNQVIQDLILASSSFSPEALIQYYLAMKDRPDRTSVLQNATVPVLFVIGKEDVAAPLDDLKKQTSLPKQPYVHVMEDVGHMGMLEATDQLNEYMLEFINR
- a CDS encoding PKD domain-containing protein; amino-acid sequence: MMKILFLLLLVSTSISTYASHITGGELMYTYIGPGSNPGTDRYRITLRLFRDCFSTGPLLQGEQVRVGIYNTQSNALIHTLQLPLSSDVSTLALNTNNFPCLVGSPKVCYQIAYYSNVIDLERNAGGYTLVQTACCRIGGITNIANSNNAGATYTTRIPGTVLIGQQINNSPQFQLRDTALVCSSKSFRLPFTATDVDGDSLSYAFVDAYGNVTANNQPLPPTLVLSSVAYQGQYNGQNPLGPEVSINPSNGLITGRAPATGRYVVAVSVIEWRNGRVINEHRKDFILSVQHCDFVSAELPDYRVICDDFTVSFENGSYSSLVTSYSWTFGDPTTTSDVSNNPVPSYTYSDTGIYRVKLVVQGGNGCADSAEADVAVYPGFDVKFGAIPHCSNNLSRFYDSTSAAYGSVNSWKWNFGDPAVLTDTSSVRDPSYRYTAVGSYPVTLVATSTKGCVDSSTRNIVINDKPYLHLPFKDTVVCGFDTLQLFAQGTGEFSWAPNNFISNANSANPHVYPPSSAIYIVTLNDNNCIGRDTVRITKLNSITMTTGRDTLICTTDTLDLRAVSAANYYTWAPASSVRSSTSANTSSLPLNNNTMFTVTGTLGRCTASASLQVQVAPYPVANAGADVSICPDSKVQLQGAVQGDGFSWTPNYALLHGTTLNPMVAPSQTTPYVLTARYNSGCPKPVSDTVIVSVHPNPVAFAGHDTAIVEGQPLQLFASGGITYQWSPATYLSDPFVSSPLVKMPSELDTLKYMLKVTDENGCSDYDDITISKFRTGATIIVPTGFTPNGDGKNDVLRPVLAGIKQLDFFRIYNRWGQLLFETREHGKGWNGTINGKEQNPGTYVFVIQAQDYLGRPVQQKGTIVLIR